Part of the bacterium genome is shown below.
CCAAAAGCCAGCAAGTTTATACCCGATGAATGTAGCCGAGTTTACGGCAATTGGCCCGGGTGTCATCTCAGCAACAGCTATAATATCGATGAACTCCTCTGACGTCAGCCAGTTCCGCATCTCGATAACTTCTTTTTGCACCAGAGGAATTGCGACATAACCGCCGCCAAACATGAAAAGTCCGATCTTTAGAAAAGTCAAGAAAAGTTTAACGTATAACATCAGATTCCCTTTTTTCAGCTTCCAGAACTCCCTTTAGAGCTGCTAAAGCCACCTCAATCTGTCCATCCGAGGGCTGCCTTGTAGTCAGCCTCTGGAGCCATAGATTAGGAGCAATCAGAAACTTAACCAGTGTACGAGTTCTAAATCGGGCAACCAATTTTATTATTTCATAAGCAATACCCGCAATGAAAGGTAACAGTGCCAATCTCATCAGGAACTTTTCAAGAATTGTAGTGGGTTTGAAAAGTGAAAATACAAAAACTGCCAGCACCATCACTACTAATAAGAAACTCGTACCACAGCGAGGATGGAGAATAGCATGCTTTCGGACATTTTCTATTTTTAACTCATTGCCAGCCTCATAAGCATAAGCTGCTTTGTGTTCAGCACCATGATATTGAAATAGTTTCTGGATATCCTTAAGAAAAGATATCACCAAAATATATAAAAGAAAAATGGATATTCTAATTGCTCCATCAACTAAGTTGAAAAGAAAAGGACTTTCAAACGTCAACACCTCGCGTCGCAGGTATTCTGTAATCCCCAGCGGTAAAACGAAGAAAAGAAAAAACCCGACTACTAAGGAGAAAATCATCGTGCCCGCTAACATCCAGGGGTTAGCCTTCAATTTTTCCGCGCGCTGGTTACTATCCTTCTCCACACTTTCCCTGGAGAAAATATCTGCAGAATATGTCAGACTTTTTATGCCAATTACCAATGTGTCCAAGAGGACAAATACTCCTCTCACGAGAGGGACTTTCGAGAAAAATAACTTCTCAGTCCATTTGCTTTTTGTTTCCTTCTTTACTATAATCTCTCCATCTTTCAAACGTAAGGCAATAGCATAGTAGTGAGGGGAACTCATCATTACCCCTTCAATTACTGCCTGACCACCGATATTCATATATAACTCTCGTTTCCTCTCAAAAACCCCAATAAAAAGATACCCCGTTTCCCGGGGCCCTTACCAACCGGGCAAGAATATCCTTCCAAACTCCCGCCCGGCTTCATTATATTTTAGCTATGCAGGCTTTTTCTTGCTTTTCTTTTTACTGGGTGTCTTCTTAAT
Proteins encoded:
- a CDS encoding DUF1385 domain-containing protein, which gives rise to MNIGGQAVIEGVMMSSPHYYAIALRLKDGEIIVKKETKSKWTEKLFFSKVPLVRGVFVLLDTLVIGIKSLTYSADIFSRESVEKDSNQRAEKLKANPWMLAGTMIFSLVVGFFLFFVLPLGITEYLRREVLTFESPFLFNLVDGAIRISIFLLYILVISFLKDIQKLFQYHGAEHKAAYAYEAGNELKIENVRKHAILHPRCGTSFLLVVMVLAVFVFSLFKPTTILEKFLMRLALLPFIAGIAYEIIKLVARFRTRTLVKFLIAPNLWLQRLTTRQPSDGQIEVALAALKGVLEAEKRESDVIR